A stretch of Ipomoea triloba cultivar NCNSP0323 chromosome 13, ASM357664v1 DNA encodes these proteins:
- the LOC116001055 gene encoding cysteine synthase 2-like gives CGCFGLTCLLGAVQAEFLNPGDVKDRVAVKIIEEALESRALAEGGVVTEGSAGSTAISLATVAFAFGYTCHVVIPDDAAIEKALESGALAEGGVVTEGSAGSTASCNSSSCIWMYLLKNNGLFVGSSSAMNCVGAIRAARALGPGHTIVTILCDNGMRHLNRIHFHFLSPSEPPMRTTACAIVTALSIAVVVSYFLCKHTQKQYSRRRQTTSLKKSRNELVAATGCEILGKVEFLNPGGSVKDRVAVKIIEKWWELDAFVAAAGTGGTCCTIASVSCFLKEKNSNIKCFIVDPPGSGLFNNVTRGVMYTREEAEDRRLKNPFDTITKGIGINRLTENFKLAKLDGDFRNTHISARVITLMLLMLVRYLLKNDGLFVGSSSAMNCVGAVRVARALGPGHTIVTILCDSGMRHLIKFFDFEYLSQHGLTPSVTGLEFLGFN, from the exons TGCGGGTGCTTTGGGTTGACTTGCTTGCTTGGGGCTGTGCAAGCAGAGTTCTTGAATCCAGGCGATGTTAAAGACAGGGTGGCTGTGAAAATTATTGAGGAG GCTTTGGAATCAAGAGCACTAGCTGAAGGTGGCGTAGTTACAGAGGGTAGTGCTGGAAGCACAGCCATAAGTCTTGCAACAGTAGCTTTTGCATTTGGGTATACATGCCATGTGGTTATCCCTGATGATGCTGCTATTGAGAAG GCTTTGGAATCAGGAGCACTAGCTGAAGGCGGGGTAGTTACAGAGGGTAGTGCTGGAAGCACAGCGTCTTGCAACAGTAGCTCCTGCATTTGGAT GTATCTATTGAAGAATAATGGGTTGTTTGTTGGAAGTTCATCAGCCATGAATTGTGTTGGAGCTATTAGAGCGGCACGGGCATTAGGGCCTGGCCACACTATCGTGACGATCTTGTGTGACAATGGCATGAGGCATCTAA ACCGGATCCACTTCCACTTCTTATCTCCATCGGAGCCGCCTATGAGAACCACCGCATGTGCGATTGTCACAGCGCTCTCCATAGCTGTAGTTGTCTCTTACTTCCTCTGCAAGCACACTCAAAAACAGTATTCTAGACGCAGACAAACCACTTCACTGAAAAAGTCCAGAAATGAACTCGTCGCCGCCACTGGTTGTGAG ATTCTTGGTAAAGTAGAGTTTTTGAATCCAGGCGGGAGTGTTAAAGATAGGGTAGCTGTGAAGATTATTGAGAAG TGGTGGGAACTGGATGCTTTTGTTGCAGCAGCAGGCACCGGTGgcacttgttg caCTATTGCTAGTGTTTCCTGTTTTTTGAAG GAAAAAAACTCAAACATCAAGTGCTTTATTGTTGACCCCCCTGGTTCGGGCTTATTTAACAATGTAACAAGAGGAGTCATGTACACGAGAGAGGAAGCTGAAGATCGGAGGTTGAAGAACCCTTTCGATACTATTACTAAAGGGATTGGAATCAATAGATTGACAGAAAATTTTAAGCTGGCAAAACTTGATGGGGATTTCCGAA acacacacattagTGCACGTGTTATTACCTTAATGTTGCTGATGCTCGTCAGGTATCTATTGAAGAATGATGGGCTGTTTGTTGGAAGTTCATCAGCCATGAATTGTGTTGGAGCTGTTAGAGTAGCACGAGCATTAGGGCCTGGCCACACTATCGTGACGATCTTGTGTGACAGTGGCATGAGGCATCTAATTAAGTTTTTCGATTTTGAGTACTTGTCTCAACATGGCTTGACTCCTTCAGTAACTGGATTGGAATTTCTTGGCtttaattga
- the LOC116001056 gene encoding uncharacterized protein LOC116001056 encodes MAEQQVVAEEQRTLRELSAPYPNQQPLCIQHPALEVGFELRSGLIQLLPTFRGLENEDPHKHLKEFHVVCSSFKPQRVTEDQIKLRVFPFSLADRAKDWLFYLPSDSINTWAEMVRLFLEKFFPASRAASIRREICGIKQRNIKTLHEYWERFKQLCVSCPQHGVSEQLLIQYFYEGLLPMERKMMDAASGGAIVNKTPREARDLISIMIRNNLDLALGGTHQVKACGICAATGHQTDMCPTLQYDYYEQANAIGGFPGQPQRNYDPYSNTYNPGWRDHPNFSYKPRPQFPQFQPRQPIQEQPSSSQQPSSNSSMSLEDIVKSLAINTQQFQRDTQQFQQQTQQFQQETRTSIQHLENEMSQLASTVSRLESQGKLPSQTVVNPKQNVSAITLRSGKELEEHTQVRKTPNRDEETEKEVHQSQNDQKHAKEHPKSLIIPPPFPSRLAKSKNAEEEKEIPCKIGNVNVEKAMLDLGASINVMPLSVYSSLNVDSLKETGVIVQLADRSNVYPVGVLEDILVQVDGLIFPADFYVLDMEEDIPPNSSLILLGRPFLKRSKTKIDVHDGILTMEFDGDIVKFDIFNTTMKHLNDMSFVFVVDILLQEDYHLIGGNKPNVALNRNPNYKDVLGREWRLAKDGLRKAALCFNEGLCCLIFVEGLPDSNWLDLQFAST; translated from the exons ATGGCTGAACAACAAGTAGTGGCTGAAGAACAAAGAACTTTAAGGGAACTTTCTGCACCATATCCAAATCAACAACCGCTTTGTATTCAACATCCTGCCTTAGAGGTTGGTTTTGAATTAAGGTCAGGTTTGATTCAACTACTCCCAACATTTCGTGGTCTTGAAAATGAAGATCCACATAAGCACCTGAAGGAGTTCCACGTGGTGTGTTCGAGCTTCAAACCGCAAAGAGTGACGGAAGATCAAATTAAACTACGTGTTTTCCCATTCTCATTAGCCGATAGAGCAAAGGATTGGTTATTTTACCTTCCTTCAGACTCAATCAACACATGGGCTGAAATGGTaagattatttcttgaaaagttttttCCAGCATCACGAGCTGCCAGCATTAGAAGGGAAATATGTGGcatcaaacaaagaaacataAAGACTCTCCACGAGTACTGGGAACGTTTCAAGCAATTGTGTGTAAGTTGCCCTCAACATGGAGTTTCTGAACAGCTCCTCATTCAATACTTTTATGAGGGATTGCTTCCCATGGAGAGAAAAATGATGGATGCAGCTAGTGGAGGTGCTATAGTGAACAAAACCCCTCGTGAAGCTAGAGATTTGATATCCATAATGATTCGCAACAATTTGGAT TTAGCTCTAGGAGGTACACATCAGGTAAAAGCTTGTGGGATATGTGCTGCTACTGGACATCAAACAGATATGTGTCCGACACTTCAATATGATTATTATGAGCAAGCTAATGCAATTGGAGGCTTTCCAGGACAACCACAAAGAAATTATGATCCCTATTCAAATACATACAACCCAGGATGGAGGGATCATCCAAATTTCAGCTACAAGCCACGTCCACAATTTCCACAGTTTCAACCTAGACAACCCATTCAAGAACAACCTTCATCTTCACAACAACCATCTTCTAATTCAAGTATGTCATTGGAAGATATCGTTAAGTCACTTGCTATCAACACACAACAATTTCAGCGAGACACACAACAATTTCAGCAACAAACACAACAATTTCagcaagaaacaagaacaagtatTCAACACTTGGAAAATGAGATGAGCCAGCTAGCATCTACCGTGAGTAGATTGGAGTCTCAAGGTAAGTTACCCTCACAAACTGTTGTAAACCCAAAGCAAAATGTGAGTGCAATTACCCTGAGAAGTGGAAAAGAGTTGGAAGAGCATACTCAAGTGAGAAAAACACCCAACCGAGATGAGGAAACTGAAAAAGAGGTCCATCAAtctcaaaatgatcaaaagcaTGCCAAAGAACATCCAAAGTCTCTGATAATTCCTCCTCCTTTTCCTAGTAGGTTGGCCAAATCCAAGAACGccgaagaagaaaaagaaatcccTTGCAAAATTGGAAATGTTAATGTTGAAAAAGCAATGTTAGATCTAGGAGCTTCAATCAATGTCATGCCCTTATCTGTTTATTCATCTTTAAATGTTGACTCCTTAAAAGAAACTGGTGTAATTGTTCAACTTGCTGATAGATCGAATGTTTATCCTGTGGGGGTTTTAGAAGATATTTTAGTACAAGTTGATGGGTTAATCTTTCCTGCTGATTTTTATGTGTTGGATATGGAAGAAGATATTCCCCCTAATTCTTCATTGATCTTATTAGGGAGGCCATTTTTGAAAAGatctaaaactaaaattgatgtGCATGATGGTATATTGACAATGGAGTTTGATGGTGACATtgttaaatttgatatatttaatactaccATGAAACATCTGAATGACATGtcatttgtttttgttgtgGATATTTTATTGCAAGAAGATTATCATTTGATTGGTGGTAATAAACCGAATGTTGCGTTGAATAGAAATCCTAACTATAAGGATGTGTTAGGAAGAGAAtggcgtctagccaaagac ggcctccggaaaGCGGCTTTGTGCTTCAATgaagggctttgttgcttgatcttcgttgaagggctTCCGGACTCAaattggcttgatcttcagttcGCTTCAACTTAG